The Candidatus Hydrogenedentota bacterium genome includes a window with the following:
- a CDS encoding DUF1553 domain-containing protein, which translates to MARIGSILLMAFAASAGDTHWSFVAPIRAEPPAVSNPQWVRNPIDTFVLSRLDREGIAPSSDAQRETLLRRIALDLVGLPPTLDDLDTFLNDSSPGAFEKQIDRLLASPHFGEKWARWWLDVCGYADSDGYLSDFLRPNAWRYRQWVVDAFNANLPFDDFTVQQLAGDLLPNATVQQRMGTGFLRNTLNNREGGADLEEFRNKQIVARTSMVGTAWLGLTVGCAECHNHKFDPISQKEFYELYAFFNTSDEINIDAPLEGERERYDPAKAAHDAKRREILAPLQSDIDALQAEWERKMLEAVNNPETADATWARQYEVLGLVWGQNYGEGQHEGIQIVKIPVTERTQDQKDRLLDYFLGYGSLVNETKWAELKLNDVQKQLAELAKQLPPLSRAPAMMESHERRKTHIHKRGDFRIHGEEVTPNTPAIAPALNVDHAATRLDLARWLVRRDNPLTARVVVNRIWHELFGRGLVLTTDDFGTRGTPPTHPELLDWLAVEFMESGWDMKHILKTIVTSSTYRQSSHRRTELDARDPNNELLARQSRNRLSAELVRDNALAASGLLNAKIGGPSVRPPQPDSVSMEGFDNKWVASEGADKYRRGLYTFIQRTSPFGQSVTFDLPDNGRPCTRRERSNTPLQALNLLNDPLFVECAQSLAQRVESNALRRMREGHPVTVNDSIDYAFRIALARTPKPAERERLAQYLEKQAASFARDPGAAATLLAAESTNAVNDSIDPAAWKALCSVILNLDEFISRE; encoded by the coding sequence GTGGCACGAATCGGATCGATACTGCTCATGGCGTTCGCCGCGTCCGCCGGCGATACCCACTGGTCGTTCGTGGCGCCCATCCGCGCGGAACCGCCCGCCGTTTCCAACCCGCAATGGGTACGCAATCCCATCGACACTTTTGTGCTGTCGCGCCTCGACAGGGAAGGCATTGCGCCATCGTCTGATGCTCAACGCGAAACCTTGCTCCGCCGCATCGCGCTCGATCTCGTCGGCCTGCCGCCCACGCTCGACGATCTCGATACGTTCCTGAACGATAGCAGTCCCGGCGCGTTCGAAAAGCAAATCGACCGCCTGCTCGCCAGTCCGCACTTCGGCGAGAAGTGGGCGCGCTGGTGGCTCGACGTCTGCGGCTATGCCGACAGCGACGGCTACCTCTCCGACTTTCTCCGCCCCAACGCGTGGCGCTATCGCCAGTGGGTCGTCGACGCATTTAACGCGAACCTGCCTTTCGACGACTTCACTGTCCAACAACTTGCCGGCGATCTGCTGCCGAACGCGACCGTGCAACAGCGCATGGGCACCGGTTTCCTGCGCAACACGCTGAACAACCGCGAAGGCGGCGCCGACCTCGAAGAATTTCGCAACAAACAGATTGTCGCGCGCACCAGCATGGTCGGCACAGCGTGGCTGGGACTTACCGTCGGCTGCGCCGAATGCCACAACCACAAGTTCGATCCCATTTCGCAAAAGGAATTCTACGAACTCTACGCGTTCTTCAACACGTCGGACGAAATCAACATCGATGCGCCGCTTGAAGGGGAACGTGAAAGATACGACCCCGCCAAGGCCGCTCACGACGCAAAGCGCCGTGAAATTCTTGCGCCGCTGCAATCCGATATCGACGCGCTTCAGGCCGAGTGGGAGCGCAAGATGCTCGAAGCCGTAAACAATCCCGAAACCGCCGATGCAACATGGGCGCGGCAATACGAAGTGCTCGGCCTCGTCTGGGGACAGAACTACGGCGAAGGCCAGCACGAAGGGATTCAGATCGTCAAGATTCCCGTTACCGAGCGCACGCAGGATCAGAAAGACCGTCTGCTCGATTATTTTCTCGGCTACGGCTCTCTCGTCAACGAAACGAAATGGGCGGAACTGAAACTCAATGACGTTCAAAAACAACTAGCCGAGCTCGCGAAGCAACTTCCACCGCTCTCTCGTGCGCCCGCCATGATGGAGTCGCACGAGCGCCGAAAAACGCACATCCACAAACGCGGCGATTTCCGCATTCACGGCGAGGAAGTGACACCCAACACGCCTGCGATTGCACCCGCGCTGAACGTCGATCACGCGGCCACCCGGCTCGATCTCGCGCGCTGGCTCGTGCGCCGCGACAATCCGCTCACCGCGCGCGTCGTCGTCAACCGGATTTGGCACGAGCTATTCGGGCGCGGACTGGTCCTCACCACCGACGACTTCGGCACGCGCGGCACGCCGCCGACGCACCCTGAACTGCTCGATTGGCTCGCCGTCGAATTCATGGAATCAGGATGGGACATGAAGCACATCCTGAAGACGATCGTGACATCGTCTACGTACCGCCAATCCTCGCACCGCCGCACCGAACTCGACGCGCGCGATCCCAACAACGAACTCCTGGCGCGGCAGTCGCGCAATCGATTGAGCGCCGAACTCGTTCGTGACAACGCCCTCGCCGCCAGCGGCCTGCTCAATGCGAAGATCGGCGGGCCCAGCGTCCGTCCGCCGCAACCCGACAGCGTCAGCATGGAAGGCTTCGACAACAAGTGGGTCGCGAGCGAAGGTGCGGACAAGTACCGCCGCGGCCTCTACACATTCATCCAGCGCACGTCGCCCTTCGGTCAATCCGTCACCTTCGATCTGCCCGACAACGGCCGCCCCTGCACGCGCCGCGAACGATCGAACACACCGCTGCAGGCGCTGAACCTCCTGAACGATCCGCTGTTCGTCGAATGCGCGCAATCCCTCGCGCAACGCGTCGAATCCAACGCGCTGCGCCGCATGCGCGAAGGGCACCCCGTCACGGTTAACGACTCTATCGACTATGCGTTCCGCATAGCGCTCGCGCGCACACCCAAACCCGCCGAACGCGAACGCCTCGCGCAGTACCTTGAAAAACAGGCTGCATCGTTTGCCCGCGATCCCGGCGCCGCGGCAACGCTCCTCGCAGCAGAATCGACCAACGCCGTAAACGATTCTATCGATCCCGCGGCGTGGAAGGCGCTCTGCAGTGTCATCCTCAATCTCGACGAATTCATCTCGAGGGAGTGA
- a CDS encoding intradiol ring-cleavage dioxygenase, with protein MAALYASGAFAEALQRTPAQTEGPFYPNRLPLDTDNDLLIINDGITPAVGEVTHLGGRILDATGSPIRNALVEIWQVDNNGAYIHTDSANGGKRDGNFQGFGRFLTGSSGEYYFRTIKPVPYGDSSFRRTRHIHYAVHVKGRDRFTTQCYVKGEPLNAQDGILNGIKDAAARDSVIVDFAPLPGSPAAELVATFDVVLDVTPTA; from the coding sequence GCGCACGCCCGCGCAGACGGAGGGTCCGTTTTATCCAAACCGGTTGCCGCTGGACACGGACAACGATTTGTTGATCATCAACGACGGCATCACGCCGGCGGTGGGAGAGGTCACGCATTTGGGCGGGCGAATTCTGGACGCGACGGGGAGTCCGATTCGCAACGCACTGGTCGAGATTTGGCAGGTGGACAACAACGGCGCGTATATCCATACGGACAGCGCGAACGGCGGCAAGCGCGACGGCAACTTCCAGGGTTTCGGCCGTTTCCTCACCGGCTCGAGCGGAGAGTACTACTTCCGCACGATCAAGCCCGTGCCTTACGGCGATTCCTCATTCCGCCGCACGCGCCACATTCACTACGCCGTCCACGTCAAAGGCCGCGACCGATTCACCACGCAATGCTACGTAAAGGGCGAACCTCTTAATGCGCAGGATGGCATTCTCAACGGCATCAAAGATGCCGCCGCACGGGACAGCGTCATCGTCGATTTCGCGCCGCTGCCCGGCTCACCCGCCGCCGAACTCGTCGCGACCTTTGACGTCGTCCTCGACGTGACCCCCACGGCATAG